Within the Streptomyces vilmorinianum genome, the region ATCGCCGAGCCCCTGAAGGAGATCCCGGCCGCCGCCACCAGCCCCGCCTTCGCCCCGGGCGGGTCGGTCCGCGTCTGGTGACGGACCGGGTGAGACCCTCCCGGTTGTGACTGATGCCCCTGTCCACGACGAAGCCCACGGCGGAGGTCTCGGCGTCCGTCTCAACTGGCTCCGGGCCGCGGTGCTCGGAGCCAACGACGGAATCGTCTCCACCGCGGGCCTCGTCGTCGGCGTCGCCGGCGTGACCCGGTCCCAGGCCGCGCTCCTGACCGCGGGCCTTGCGGGCCTGCTCGCCGGCTCGATGTCGATGGCGGCGGGGGAGTACGTCTCGGTCTCCACGCAGCGCGACTCGGAGAAGGCGGCCCTGGCGGTGGAGCGGCGCGAGCTGCGCGAGCAGCCGGAGGCGGAACTGGCCGAGCTGACCGGCCTGTTGTCGGACCGCGGCCTCTCCCCGGAGGTCGCCCGCGAGGCCGCCGAACAACTCACCGAGCGCGACGCGCTGCGCGCCCACGCGCGCGTGGAGCTGGGCATCGACCCCGACGCCCTCACCAACCCCTGGCACGCCGCCGGCGCCAGCTTCCTCGCCTTCACGGCCGGCGCCCTGCTGCCGCTCCTCGCGATGGTCCTCCCACCCGCGTCCGCCCGCCTCTGGGTCACGGTCGTCTCCGTCCTGTCCGCCCTCGCCGTCACCGGCTGGTGGAGCGCCCACCTGGGCGCGGCCCCACCGGCCCGAGCGGTGCTGCGCAACATGGGGGGCGGGGCGGTGGCGATGGCGGTGACGTACGGGGCGGGGTCCCTGCTGGGGGCGGCGGGGGTCTAGGGGTTGTCTCGGCGACTCACCGGATCACGAGTTGCTCAGGCCGAAAGAGGTCCGCGCCCACCACGGGCGTGTGGTTGCTCTCCAACTCGATCGTGAGACCCGGGAGGTCTGCCAGAGGGGACAGGTCGAGAGGCTCCGGGGAGGAGCACTCCGCCAGCATCAGCCGGGTGAGTACGGGCAGGTCCTTCAACGGCTCCAACGTGCCGTCGATGCGCGAGCGCCTGATCTCCAGCTCCTGAAGGCCGGCGAGCCCACTGACACTGCCGAGTGAGAGGGCGGCCTGGCCGTTCACCTGAAGGTCCCGCAGCGCGGTCATCGAGCGCAGCCGCTCCAGGTAGGCGCCCTGCCGGTCGCCGGACACGGTGAGGCATTCCAGCTCTGGCCATCTCTCGATGCCGTCGAGTCCGAACCTGCGCGTTCTCTTGTACAGACCGAAATGGGTGATGCCGGTCCCCAACGGGAGCTCTCCGACGGTGTCGAAGGGCAGAGGGCAGTCGAGGTTCACATGGGTGAGACCCGCCATACGGGCGAGGGGAGCCAATGTCGCCCGGGGGTTCTTGTCGTAGAGGAAGAACCGCTTGAGGTCCAGGTCGAGGAGAGGCGTCAGATCCGTGATGCCGCCGCAGCTGTCCAACCCGAGCATGGAGAGCGACGTGAGCCGGGTGACAGTGGTGAGGTCGGTCAGGGCGGAGTTGGCGGATACGTAGAGCCAACTGAGGCGGGTCAGTGTCCGGAGGGGACCCGGGAGCACGTGGTTTCCGTGGAGATGGAGCCAGCGAGTGTGCGGCAGCCGGCCCAGTGCCTCGAACTGCTCGTCAGAGCGCACGCGGAGGTAGACGTACGGCAAGGGGGTGTCCCGCAGGACGATGTCGGCGTACTCGTCGGTCCTGAACGCCCCCCAGGCCCGGGACAGCGCGTCGCCCACGAGCCGGCGCTCGTCGCCACGCCAGCGGGCCAGATACGCGAGCGCTCCGTCCCCGCCGATCAGTTCCGCGGTCTTGATCGATGCGACGGCCGGAGCTTCCTGCTGGAGCTCAGGCCCCGGAAGAAGTTCGAGCGCCAGTTCGCCCACCTTGGCCAGTTCGGCCGCCTGCTCCGGGGAGCGCGGCGGGACCAGCTCCGCCGTGCGGGCGCGGACATCGTCCCGTACCACCGGGTCCAGCTCCGGCGCCTGCTCCAGGCACGCCGCCGCCAGCAGCACCAGCCGGTGCCGCAGCTTCGGTGCCCGGTCCGCGCGGCGCAGCAGGTGCCTCAGGAGCCGCGCCCGTTCCTCCACGCGCGCGTGGCCCACCGCCATCTGGACGACGTCGTCCCAGGTGTCGTCGTGCGCGTTCCTCACCAGGACGCCGAAGTCCCGCGCCTCCACCGCCGCCTTCGCGCCCAGGTAGTCGAGGAACGTCCGGTGGACGAAGTCCACCGTCCCGGGGGCCGGTTCGCGCAGCAGGCCGCTGCGGATGAGCAGATGCGCGAAGACCTGCCGCGCCGTCCCCCGCACCTGCGGCATCGCGGTCAGCCACTCCGCGACCATCTCCTCCGCCTCGGCGCGGTCGGCCTGGACCTGCCCGTTGCGGATCAGCCAGTACGCCAGCCTCTGCAGCAGCGCCGTCTGCTCCTCGCGCGTGAGGTCGACGCCCTCGACCCCGCAGATATCCCGCTCCGTGTCCCGCCGCACCAGCAGCATGTCGAGCGCCGCGTCGTACAGCTCCTTGCGCGCCCTGGGGAGCTGCATCCGCCGGTCGCGGTTGAGGGCGCAGAGCAGCGCGCACATCAGCGGGTTGGTCGCGAGCCGCCCCAGGTCGCGGCGGGTGTTCACCGCCTGGCGCAGGGTCTTCTCGTAGGTGTCGAGCACCTCGTCGGCGGGGTCCTCGGCGCGGGCCGCCTCGTGCCAGTGGGCGATGAAGGCGCGGATGCCGTCCCGGTCCATGGGCAGCAGCGAGTGGGCCGTGAAGCCCTGCCGGGCCAGCCATTCCTCCGGGACCGCCGACGGCCGCGTCGTCACCACGTACCGGCCCGCCGGGAAGGCCGCGATCAGGTGCTTCAGCCAGGTCTCCGTCCGCTGCCGGAGCCGTACCGGAACCTCGTCCACGCCGTCCACCAGGACCAGGGCCCGGCCGCCGGAGAGCAGCTGTTCCGTCCAGCCCGGCGGCGGTGTGAGCGGAACCCCGGTCGCCCTCAGGAACTCCTCCGGCGTCGGCAGCGCGTCCGCCGAGGTGAAGGCGCGCAGGCGCAGGACGAACGGCACACACCGGTTCCAGTCGGCGAGCTCGCCGGTGAAGGACCGCCGGGCCGCGTTCAGGGCGAGCCACTGCACCAGCGTGCTCTTGCCCGAGCCGGCCGGGCCCCGCAGCAGCAGCCGGTCCGAGGTCGTGAGCGCCGTCTCGGCGGTCACGGTCGCCGGTCCCGCGTGCGGGAGGCCATGGGCGGCGGCCTCCCGATCCCCGCTCACCGCCAGACTGATGTACGCCGTGTCCAGCGGCCACTCCCGCGCCGACCGCCCCAGCGTCAGCCCGAACAGCTCGACCCGCCCGTGCGTCGCCGCCACGAACCGCGCGTACCGCTCCTCGAAGGCCAGCGCCTCCGCCTCCGGCCGGGGGCGGCCGGCCGCCAGGGTCTCCACCGCGTCCCGGGTCCGTCCGGCCACGCGCGCGTGCTCCACCGCCGCCCGCGCCGCGAACGAGGGCTCCGCCGTCAGCTGCTCGACGACGTGCGCGCAGCACAGGCCGAGCAGGTCGTCGTAGAGATCCAGCGTCCGGTCGGCGAGGGCCGCGTCCGGCGCGCGCAGCTCGTCCCGCAGCCGCTCCGGGGCGAGGTCCACCGCGAAGAGCCGCGCCGCGTCGATCGGACCCGCCGCCAGCGCCGCCGCGAACGTGTCCCGTACGCCGTCGACCGCCGCCAGGCGCTCGTTCTGCGCCAGGGAGGCGTACCGCTCCGACGTCAGCCGTGAGCCCAGCACCTTCGCCAGACGGTCGGGGCTCGCCGGCCGGGGGAGCGGGCGTACGGGGGCGGGTACGAGCCCGGCTCCCTTCCGCGGAGCCACCGCGGTCCGCACGACCGCGCCCAGCACCGTCCCCGCCAGTCGCAGCAGCGCAACATCCAGACCCTGCAACGGAGTTCCTCCCCCAGTGAGCGCCGTCACGGCGATCGTACGCCGCCCGCCCTTGTCGGAAGGTGCCAAAGCTTGCTGACAAGCCGTCTCGCATACTTGTTGGTAACAACGTCTAGCCGCGCCCCGACCTCCGCCTCTACCGTCATCGGCATGCCGAACCTGCCCGATGTCGTGCTCTGGTCCATACCGGCTTTCGTCCTGCTCACCGTCCTGGAGATGGTCAGCTACCGGCTCCATCCCGACGAGGACGCCGCCGGGTACGAGGCCAAGGACGCCGCCACCAGCCTCGGCATGGGGATCGGCAGTCTCGCCTTCGACTTCCTCTGGAAGATCCCGGTCGTCGCGATCTACACCGCGGTCTACGAGCTGACCCCGCTCCGCGTCCCCGTCCTGTGGTGGACGATCCCGCTGATGCTGCTCGCCCAGGACTTCTTCTACTACTGGCAGCACCGCGGGCACCACGTCATCCGCATCCTGTGGGCCTGCCACGTCGTCCACCACAGCAGCCGGAAGTTCAACCTCACCACCGCCCTGCGCCAGCCCTGGACCAGCCTCACCTCCTGGCCGTTCTACCTGCCGATGATCGCCCTCGGCGTGCACCCGGCCGCCGTCGCGTTCTGCTACTCGATCAACCTCGTGTACCAGTTCTGGATCCACACCGAGCGCATCGACAAGCTGCCCCGCCCCTTCGAGTACGTCCTCAACACGCCCTCCCACCACCGCGTCCACCACGCCTCCCAGGGCGGTTACCTGGACCGGAACTTCGGCGGGATCCTGATCGTCTGGGACCGGATGTTCGGGTCCTGGGTCGGGGAGACCGACAAGCCCGTCTTCGGACTCACCAAGAACATCGCCACCTACAACCCGCTGCGCGTCGCCACCCACGAGTACGTGGCCATCGCCCGTGACCTGCGGGCCGCCACGAGCTGGCGCGAGCGCGCAGGGCGGGTCTTCAGGGGGCCGGGCTGGCAGCCGGGCCCTGATCCGCGGAAGAACCCCGACACCGGTCCCGACACCGAACCCGGTACCGCCACCGGTCCCGCCGCGCCGGAGCCCGCCGCGTGAGCGCGCGCACCGAGGGCGTCGCCGCCCCGGCCGACGCCACCGCGCCCCGTACGCTCTCGCGCGCGCTCCTCGCCGCCTTCGCGCTCGCCTCCGCCGTCGACCTGATCTCCCTCCTCGCCGGCGCCGAGCTCGGCCACCAGATCGCCAAGCCGCTGCTGATGCCGCTGCTCGCCGCGTACGCCGCCACCTGCTCCGCGCCCCGGACGCTGATCGCCGCCCTGCTCTTCGGCTGGGGCGGGGACGTCTTCCTGCTCTCCGACGCCGACTGGGCGTTCCTCGTCGGCATGGGCTCCTTCGCCGCCGGACACGTCTGCTACCTGGTGCTCTTCGGCCGCAGGCGTACGCGGGTCCTCCTCGGGCTCGCGTACGGTGTCGCGCTCGTCGGCACCGTCGCCGCGCTCTGGGGCGACCTGCCCGCCGAGCTGCGCCTCCCCGTCGCCGGGTACTCGCTGCTGCTGACCGCCATGGCCTACCGGGCAAGCTCCCTCGGGCTCCTGGCCGGCCTCGGCGGCGCGCTGTTCCTGCTCTCCGACACGCTCATCGCGACCGGGGTCGCCCACTGGCCC harbors:
- a CDS encoding VIT1/CCC1 transporter family protein, with product MTDAPVHDEAHGGGLGVRLNWLRAAVLGANDGIVSTAGLVVGVAGVTRSQAALLTAGLAGLLAGSMSMAAGEYVSVSTQRDSEKAALAVERRELREQPEAELAELTGLLSDRGLSPEVAREAAEQLTERDALRAHARVELGIDPDALTNPWHAAGASFLAFTAGALLPLLAMVLPPASARLWVTVVSVLSALAVTGWWSAHLGAAPPARAVLRNMGGGAVAMAVTYGAGSLLGAAGV
- a CDS encoding NACHT domain-containing protein; protein product: MQGLDVALLRLAGTVLGAVVRTAVAPRKGAGLVPAPVRPLPRPASPDRLAKVLGSRLTSERYASLAQNERLAAVDGVRDTFAAALAAGPIDAARLFAVDLAPERLRDELRAPDAALADRTLDLYDDLLGLCCAHVVEQLTAEPSFAARAAVEHARVAGRTRDAVETLAAGRPRPEAEALAFEERYARFVAATHGRVELFGLTLGRSAREWPLDTAYISLAVSGDREAAAHGLPHAGPATVTAETALTTSDRLLLRGPAGSGKSTLVQWLALNAARRSFTGELADWNRCVPFVLRLRAFTSADALPTPEEFLRATGVPLTPPPGWTEQLLSGGRALVLVDGVDEVPVRLRQRTETWLKHLIAAFPAGRYVVTTRPSAVPEEWLARQGFTAHSLLPMDRDGIRAFIAHWHEAARAEDPADEVLDTYEKTLRQAVNTRRDLGRLATNPLMCALLCALNRDRRMQLPRARKELYDAALDMLLVRRDTERDICGVEGVDLTREEQTALLQRLAYWLIRNGQVQADRAEAEEMVAEWLTAMPQVRGTARQVFAHLLIRSGLLREPAPGTVDFVHRTFLDYLGAKAAVEARDFGVLVRNAHDDTWDDVVQMAVGHARVEERARLLRHLLRRADRAPKLRHRLVLLAAACLEQAPELDPVVRDDVRARTAELVPPRSPEQAAELAKVGELALELLPGPELQQEAPAVASIKTAELIGGDGALAYLARWRGDERRLVGDALSRAWGAFRTDEYADIVLRDTPLPYVYLRVRSDEQFEALGRLPHTRWLHLHGNHVLPGPLRTLTRLSWLYVSANSALTDLTTVTRLTSLSMLGLDSCGGITDLTPLLDLDLKRFFLYDKNPRATLAPLARMAGLTHVNLDCPLPFDTVGELPLGTGITHFGLYKRTRRFGLDGIERWPELECLTVSGDRQGAYLERLRSMTALRDLQVNGQAALSLGSVSGLAGLQELEIRRSRIDGTLEPLKDLPVLTRLMLAECSSPEPLDLSPLADLPGLTIELESNHTPVVGADLFRPEQLVIR
- a CDS encoding sterol desaturase family protein; its protein translation is MPNLPDVVLWSIPAFVLLTVLEMVSYRLHPDEDAAGYEAKDAATSLGMGIGSLAFDFLWKIPVVAIYTAVYELTPLRVPVLWWTIPLMLLAQDFFYYWQHRGHHVIRILWACHVVHHSSRKFNLTTALRQPWTSLTSWPFYLPMIALGVHPAAVAFCYSINLVYQFWIHTERIDKLPRPFEYVLNTPSHHRVHHASQGGYLDRNFGGILIVWDRMFGSWVGETDKPVFGLTKNIATYNPLRVATHEYVAIARDLRAATSWRERAGRVFRGPGWQPGPDPRKNPDTGPDTEPGTATGPAAPEPAA
- a CDS encoding lysoplasmalogenase, which translates into the protein MSARTEGVAAPADATAPRTLSRALLAAFALASAVDLISLLAGAELGHQIAKPLLMPLLAAYAATCSAPRTLIAALLFGWGGDVFLLSDADWAFLVGMGSFAAGHVCYLVLFGRRRTRVLLGLAYGVALVGTVAALWGDLPAELRLPVAGYSLLLTAMAYRASSLGLLAGLGGALFLLSDTLIATGVAHWPQLPAPDFWVMLTYIAAQYLLALGVLRAMHGERRTSDRLTASTVTP